The proteins below come from a single Halomonas binhaiensis genomic window:
- a CDS encoding VOC family protein encodes MTLPLSCVHHVALITADYDKSRRFYIDVLGAQVLNEVYREARDSYKLDLMLPGGIQLELFSFPSPPPRPSYPEACGLRHLALATTDIDTCVVQLEQRGVVPEPIRIDEYTGARFTFFCDPDGTPIELYEVASS; translated from the coding sequence ATGACGTTACCGCTGAGCTGTGTCCACCATGTTGCCTTGATCACTGCCGATTACGATAAATCCAGGCGCTTTTATATCGATGTGCTCGGTGCCCAGGTATTGAACGAGGTCTATCGCGAAGCGCGCGACAGCTACAAGCTTGATCTCATGCTACCTGGCGGCATACAGCTGGAACTGTTCTCTTTTCCCTCGCCGCCACCCAGGCCCAGCTATCCAGAGGCCTGTGGCCTGCGTCATCTGGCTCTGGCTACCACGGATATTGATACCTGCGTGGTGCAGCTCGAACAGCGCGGCGTTGTGCCTGAGCCCATTCGCATTGACGAATATACAGGCGCACGCTTCACCTTCTTCTGTGATCCGGATGGTACGCCCATCGAGCTGTATGAAGTGGCGTCTTCCTGA